In Aegilops tauschii subsp. strangulata cultivar AL8/78 chromosome 3, Aet v6.0, whole genome shotgun sequence, one genomic interval encodes:
- the LOC109775214 gene encoding acyl transferase 7-like, with protein sequence MAAVNKSVDRLVQRLVAPSESTPVGPLRLSWLDRYPTQMALIESLHVFKPALDRHFDGGDDAGPARTIERAMARALVQYYPLAGPLGFTEEGGLLQVDCGGEGSGVWFTEAAAGCALEDVEYLEHPMMIAKDELLPPTPAQEEDERKLVLLVQVTTFACGGFVVGFRFSHAVSDGPGAAQFMAAVGELARGSTVESLAVEPQWGREAIPDPAGAVVGSLPSPAGAKRLEYLAMDISADYINHFKSQYNTEHGGSWCSAFEVLVAKAWQSRTRAAGFEPDSTVHLCFAMNARPLLHASLPRGSVGFYGNCYYIMRVSALAGKVSGSSIPDVVKIIKDGKRRMPSEFARWASGEAGADGGEDPYQITSDYRTLLVSDWTRLGFAEVDYGWGPPAHVVPLTNLDYIATCILVKPWAHKPGARLITQCVTPDRVAAFHQGMLDMN encoded by the coding sequence ATGGCGGCCGTGAACAAGTCCGTCGACCGGCTGGTGCAACGCCTGGTGGCGCCGTCCGAGTCCACGCCGGTCGGTCcgctccgcctgtcctggcttgATCGGTACCCCACCCAGATGGCGCTCATCGAGTCGCTCCACGTCTTCAAGCCGGCTCTTGACCGGCATTTTGACGGCGGCGACGACGCTGGCCCGGCGAGGACCATCGAGCGGGCTATGGCGCGGGCCCTGGTGCAGTACTACCCGCTCGCGGGACCTCTGGGGTTCACGGAGGAAGGTGGGCTGCTGCAGGTCGACTGCGGCGGCGAGGGCAGCGGCGTCTGGTTCACGGAGGCCGCGGCCGGTTGCGCGCTCGAGGACGTGGAGTACCTGGAGCACCCCATGATGATAGCCAAGGACGAGCTGCTCCCGCCCACGCCCGCCCAGGAGGAGGACGAGCGCAAGCTTGTCCTGCTCGTCCAGGTTACCACCTTCGCCTGCGGCGGCTTTGTCGTCGGCTTCCGCTTCAGCCACGCCGTCTCCGACGGCCCCGGCGCCGCGCAGTTCATGGCCGCGGTGGGGGAGCTCGCCCGCGGCAGCACAGTAGAAAGCCTGGCGGTGGAGCCGCAGTGGGGCCGTGAGGCCATCCCGGACCCGGCCGGCGCCGTCGTCGGCAGCCTGCCGAGCCCTGCGGGCGCCAAGCGGCTCGAGTACCTCGCCATGGACATCTCCGCGGACTACATCAACCACTTCAAGTCGCAGTACAACACGGAGCACGGCGGCTCGTGGTGTTCGGCGTTTGAGGTGCTGGTGGCCAAAGCGTGGCAGAGCCGCACGCGCGCGGCGGGGTTCGAACCGGACTCCACCGTCCACCTCTGCTTCGCCATGAACGCCCGGCCCCTGTTGCACGCCTCGCTCCCGCGCGGCAGCGTAGGCTTCTACGGCAACTGCTACTACATCATGCGCGTCTCGGCGCTCGCGGGCAAGGTGTCCGGCTCCTCGATCCCCGACGTGGTGAAGATCATAAAGGACGGGAAGAGGCGGATGCCGTCAGAGTTCGCACGGTGGGCGAGCGGGGAGGCCGGCGCCGACGGCGGCGAGGACCCGTACCAGATCACGTCGGACTACCGGACGCTGCTGGTATCGGACTGGACGCGGCTCGGGTTCGCGGAGGTGGACTACGGCTGGGGTCCGCCGGCGCACGTCGTGCCCCTGACGAACCTGGACTACATCGCGACGTGCATCCTGGTGAAGCCGTGGGCGCACAAGCCCGGGGCGCGGCTCATCACCCAGTGCGTCACGCCCGACCGTGTCGCCGCCTTCCACCAAGGAATGCTCGACATGAACTGA
- the LOC109775215 gene encoding acyl transferase 7, which translates to MAAAKSVDRLAQRLVTPAEPTPAGPLRLSWLDRYPTQMALIESLHVFKPAPDRDGGDAGPAGTIERALAQALVQYYPLAGRLGFTEEGGLLQVDCGGGGSGVWFTEAAAGCALEDVEYLEHPMMIAKDELLPPTPAQEEDARKLVLLVQVTTFACGGFVVGFRFSHAVADGPGAAQFMAAVGELARGRTAEGLTVEPQWGREAIPDPAGAVIGSLPSPAGAKRLEYLAMDISADYINHFKSQYNSSHTGSWCSAFEVLVAKAWQSRTRAAGFEEDSIVHLCFAMNARPLLHASLPRAGAGFYGNCYYIMRVSAPAGKVAGSTIPEVVKIIKDGKRRMPSEFGRWATGEAGADGGVDPYQITSDYRTLLVSDWTRLGFAEVDYGWGPPAHVVPLTNLDYIATCILVKPWAHKPGARLITQCVTPDRIAAFHEGMLDMN; encoded by the coding sequence ATGGCGGCCGCCAAGTCCGTCGACCGGCTGGCGCAGCGGCTGGTCACCCCCGCCGAGCCCACGCCGGCCGGCCCGCTCCGCCTCTCCTGGCTCGACCGCTACCCCACCCAGATGGCGCTCATCGAGTCGCTGCACGTCTTCAAGCCGGCCCCTGACCGGGACGGCGGGGATGCCGGCCCGGCGGGCACCATCGAGCGGGCCCTCGCGCAGGCCCTGGTTCAGTACTACCCCCTCGCCGGCCGCCTCGGGTTCACGGAGGAAGGTGGGCTGCTGCAGGTcgactgcggcggcggcggcagcggcgtcTGGTTCACGGAGGCCGCCGCCGGGTGCGCGCTCGAGGACGTGGAGTACCTGGAGCACCCCATGATGATCGCCAAGGACGAGCTGCTCCCGCCCACGCCGGCGCAGGAGGAGGACGCGCGGAAGCTCGTCCTGCTCGTCCAGGTCACCACCTTCGCCTGCGGCGGCTTCGTCGTCGGCTTCCGCTTCAGCCACGCCGTCGCCGACGGCCCCGGCGCCGCGCAGTTCATGGCCGCCGTCGGCGAGCTCGCCCGCGGCCGCACCGCGGAAGGCTTGACCGTGGAGCCGCAGTGGGGCCGCGAGGCCATCCCCGACCCGGCCGGCGCCGTCATCGGCAGTCTGCCGAGCCCCGCGGGCGCCAAGCGCCTCGAGTACCTCGCCATGGACATCTCCGCGGACTACATCAACCACTTCAAGTCCCAGTACAACTCGTCGCACACCGGCTCCTGGTGCTCGGCGTTCGAGGTGCTGGTGGCCAAGGCGTGGCAGAGCCGCACCCGCGCGGCGGGCTTCGAGGAGGACTCCATCGTCCACCTCTGCTTCGCCATGAACGCCCGGCCCCTCCTGCACGCCTCGCTCCCGCGCGCCGGGGCCGGGTTCTACGGCAACTGCTACTACATCATGCGCGTGTCGGCCCCCGCCGGCAAGGTGGCCGGCTCCACGATCCCCGAAGTGGTGAAGATCATCAAGGACGGGAAGAGGCGGATGCCGTCGGAGTTCGGGCGGTGGGCGACCGGGGAGGCCGGCGCCGACGGTGGCGTGGACCCGTACCAGATCACGTCGGACTACCGGACCCTGCTGGTGTCGGACTGGACGCGGCTCGGGTTCGCGGAGGTGGACTACGGCTGGGGGCCGCCGGCGCACGTCGTGCCCCTGACGAACCTGGACTACATCGCGACGTGCATACTGGTGAAGCCGTGGGCGCAcaagccaggcgcgcggctcatCACCCAGTGCGTGACGCCCGACCGCATCGCCGCCTTCCACGAAGGGATGCTCGACATGAACTGA